In Papaver somniferum cultivar HN1 chromosome 1, ASM357369v1, whole genome shotgun sequence, a genomic segment contains:
- the LOC113272812 gene encoding bidirectional sugar transporter SWEET7-like: protein MVNSALGREVAGIIGNLIALGLFLSPLPTFHSIYKKGEVKEYSPLPYIVTLLNCLLWVYYGKVHPNSLLVIIINAIGIVIQFSYVVFYFIYANKKQRRFVACLSLIEIAIFILVVLLCSLIPSSTKHWDIAVVTGIACDLVNIAMYVMPCLAIYKVYRTKSLEYMPFWLSLFSFVNGGFWLVYGLLPVDLYIILSNGIGCALGVIQMSVIGYYFFKYPQPKDYISLPEYPNWLKFWKSRENKIADEKAGEGGQVEISDMV from the coding sequence ATGGTTAATTCAGCTCTAGGTCGTGAAGTTGCAGGTATCATTGGTAACctaattgcattaggtctttttctttctcctttaCCAACTTTCCACAGTATCTATAAGAAAGGTGAAGTCAAGGAGTACTCTCCCTTACCGTACATAGTTACCCTCCTCAACTGTTTATTGTGGGTGTATTACGGTAAAGTGCATCCCAACAGCCTTCTTGTGATCATTATCAATGCGATTGGCATTGTTATCCAGTTCTcctatgttgttttttatttcatCTACGCCAATAAGAAACAGAGAAGATTCGTAGCTTGTTTGAGTCTGATCGAGATTGCTATCTTCATCTTGGTGGTGCTTTTGTGCTCTTTGATCCCGAGCTCTACCAAGCACTGGGATATAGCTGTGGTAACCGGAATAGCATGTGACCTCGTCAACATTGCCATGTATGTTATGCCATGTCTCGCGATTTACAAGGTTTATAGGACAAAGAGTCTTGAGTACATGCCGTTCTGGCTTTCGTTATTCAGTTTTGTCAACGGTGGTTTCTGGCTAGTTTATGGGCTGCTCCCTGTTGATCTATATATTATTTTAAGCAACGGCATTGGTTGTGCCTTGGGTGTAATTCAGATGAGTGTTATTGGGTACTACTTTTTCAAGTACCCACAACCAAAAGATTACATCTCATTGCCGGAGTATCCAAACTGGTTGAAGTTCTGGAAATCGCGGGAGAACAAGATCGCCGATGAAAAGGCCGGTGAAGGCGGCCAAGTAGAGATCTCCGATATGGTCTAA